One window of the Pseudomonas sihuiensis genome contains the following:
- a CDS encoding LTA synthase family protein has product MLPTLIERLRPFLLVYFFSFFILVLLRVVLLVIYPESFAELSWRQTLGALIHGLRFDSGLVTLAFSPILLALLLPFGSHWQRSWLYLGVMPVLAIILIGLASIGYFGEVGRHIGGEIAFLADDAYLLLDLALDSRLGLVLFGLVFAAAVLFCWCRVVSAYGGDGRSGSLLAKLLLSVLLIPVLVLAGRGWVVDGKPLNIVDAYALGGQAQANLALSGAFTALHSWRNLRGRGTFAGDQSGEELNSSGLGANPHLQQCGKHPLQGKNIVFVLLESWSHQYIDALAGNAYGATPNMDRLIQDSLVFDHHYAAAQRSIQGIQAILTGVPVLPGQPRLSEGLELVDMPRIGNLAAEEGYNSVMVQSSTRRSFRMDAVAASLGIGQYFGQEDLPLLREYPQPTPRFGWDYEALMFFHKQLEIQAVDKKPFFGFVFTGTTHEPFADPGEWFHIRPHDPGGEDGFLNTLKYADWALGEFMASARQSDWFDETIFIFTSDHVLRAEGQDLRSNYHVPLVIYAPGLVAPGRNEGITSQYDLLPTLLHLMGVKSPFVALGRSVFSSEHPGQAWITQGEMVGLIDAEGWLLHSLKNRVDSWHIRNSAKDIQKMESRLLRVVKESQERLSLNRWMQQ; this is encoded by the coding sequence ATGTTGCCCACTTTAATAGAGCGGCTCAGGCCGTTTCTGCTTGTTTACTTTTTTTCATTTTTCATCCTGGTCTTGCTCAGGGTAGTGCTTCTAGTCATCTATCCAGAGTCTTTCGCTGAACTCAGTTGGCGGCAGACACTGGGGGCGTTAATTCATGGCCTGCGATTCGATAGTGGGCTTGTGACGCTGGCTTTCTCGCCTATTCTATTGGCCTTGCTGCTGCCGTTTGGCTCTCACTGGCAGCGCTCGTGGTTGTATCTCGGGGTGATGCCGGTGCTCGCTATCATCTTGATTGGTCTGGCGAGTATTGGCTATTTCGGAGAGGTGGGTCGCCATATTGGCGGCGAGATTGCCTTTCTGGCAGATGACGCTTACTTGCTGTTGGATCTGGCTCTGGATTCTCGTCTGGGGCTTGTTTTATTTGGCTTGGTATTCGCTGCTGCAGTTTTGTTCTGCTGGTGTCGGGTTGTCTCAGCTTACGGAGGGGATGGTCGTTCAGGCTCGCTCCTAGCCAAGTTGTTGTTGTCTGTCTTGCTTATTCCAGTTCTAGTTTTGGCTGGCAGGGGCTGGGTGGTAGATGGGAAACCGTTGAATATCGTGGATGCCTATGCATTGGGCGGTCAGGCTCAGGCCAACTTGGCGCTGAGCGGGGCTTTTACTGCATTGCATAGTTGGCGAAATCTCCGCGGACGAGGCACATTTGCTGGTGATCAATCGGGTGAAGAGTTGAACTCCAGTGGGCTTGGCGCCAATCCGCATCTGCAACAATGTGGGAAACACCCGCTCCAAGGAAAAAATATCGTATTTGTATTGCTGGAAAGCTGGAGCCATCAGTACATAGACGCACTCGCTGGAAATGCCTATGGTGCGACACCGAATATGGATCGACTTATTCAAGATTCGCTTGTTTTTGATCACCATTATGCAGCAGCACAGAGAAGTATTCAGGGAATCCAGGCCATTCTTACGGGGGTTCCCGTTCTACCCGGACAACCAAGGCTTTCCGAGGGGCTGGAACTTGTCGACATGCCGAGAATCGGCAATCTGGCTGCTGAAGAGGGCTATAACAGCGTAATGGTGCAATCTTCCACACGTCGTTCGTTCCGGATGGATGCAGTCGCCGCGAGCCTTGGGATAGGCCAGTATTTTGGCCAGGAAGATCTCCCGCTTTTGCGCGAGTACCCTCAGCCCACGCCGAGGTTTGGCTGGGATTATGAAGCTTTGATGTTTTTTCATAAGCAACTCGAAATTCAGGCGGTTGATAAAAAACCCTTTTTTGGCTTTGTGTTCACCGGCACTACTCATGAGCCCTTTGCCGATCCAGGGGAGTGGTTTCATATTCGCCCCCATGATCCTGGTGGTGAAGACGGTTTCTTGAATACTTTAAAGTATGCCGATTGGGCGCTAGGGGAATTCATGGCCTCGGCAAGGCAGTCCGATTGGTTTGATGAGACCATATTTATTTTTACTTCTGACCATGTGCTGCGTGCTGAAGGGCAAGACCTAAGAAGCAACTATCACGTCCCGCTGGTTATATATGCTCCTGGTCTCGTGGCGCCAGGTCGCAACGAGGGCATTACATCCCAGTACGACCTGCTGCCGACCTTGTTACATCTAATGGGAGTCAAAAGTCCATTTGTTGCGCTTGGTCGCTCGGTGTTTTCCAGCGAACATCCAGGCCAAGCTTGGATTACCCAAGGTGAAATGGTTGGTCTGATTGATGCCGAGGGCTGGTTGCTGCATAGCCTGAAAAACAGAGTCGATAGCTGGCATATTAGAAACAGTGCTAAAGACATTCAGAAAATGGAGAGCCGGTTGCTACGCGTCGTTAAGGAGAGTCAGGAGCGCCTGTCGTTGAATCGTTGGATGCAACAGTAG
- a CDS encoding sialidase family protein: protein MAERPVELIGVTQTPFYSSRFASSDLDEFVHASSVASLPDGGLMAVWFAGSREGAADVQVRGSRYDAQEAEWGEEVVLATRESTERATQKHIRKLGNPVIALAPDNRLWLFYVSVSIGGWAGSAINAMYSDDLGENWSAPKQLITTPFLNISTLVRNAPVFHRDGTIGLPVYHEFLGKFAEYLYISPAGVVVDKTRISRGKHSLQPTIVPMDEHNAVAMLRYAGDTHHKVLASRTEDAGQTWSEPYPVDPANPNSSLAAVATPDHGLLVALNDLEDGRFRLRLMGTDSGLDLWKPVIDLDESPDPDGNPFSLEVYREIIGDKFLRSSGPRRESLVDEFLANLDQRVCKDHGCDFEYEYPYFIKSGDGLYHLVYSWNNTFIKHVSFNDAWLEEQL, encoded by the coding sequence ATGGCGGAACGGCCCGTTGAGCTAATTGGCGTCACCCAGACTCCTTTCTACAGCAGCCGTTTCGCCTCTTCGGATCTTGACGAGTTCGTTCATGCATCCTCAGTCGCATCTCTGCCTGATGGCGGACTTATGGCGGTCTGGTTTGCCGGCTCCAGAGAGGGCGCCGCAGATGTTCAGGTTCGCGGCTCGCGTTACGACGCCCAAGAAGCCGAGTGGGGAGAGGAGGTGGTTCTTGCTACGCGGGAATCTACCGAGAGAGCGACCCAGAAACACATACGCAAGCTGGGCAACCCTGTTATCGCGCTGGCTCCCGACAACCGGCTGTGGCTTTTCTACGTCTCTGTGTCCATTGGTGGCTGGGCTGGCAGCGCCATCAATGCCATGTACTCGGATGACCTTGGCGAAAACTGGTCGGCACCCAAGCAATTGATCACTACCCCTTTCTTGAACATCAGCACGCTCGTACGCAACGCGCCAGTGTTCCATCGTGACGGCACCATCGGACTGCCGGTCTATCACGAATTTCTGGGCAAGTTTGCCGAGTACCTGTACATCAGTCCGGCCGGCGTCGTTGTCGATAAAACCCGTATCAGCAGGGGCAAGCACTCCCTGCAACCCACGATAGTACCGATGGACGAGCACAATGCCGTGGCGATGTTGCGCTATGCGGGTGACACTCATCACAAGGTCCTTGCCAGTCGAACCGAGGACGCGGGGCAAACCTGGAGTGAGCCTTATCCTGTCGATCCCGCCAACCCAAATTCCTCGCTTGCAGCAGTGGCTACGCCTGATCACGGATTGCTGGTTGCTCTGAATGATCTTGAAGATGGACGTTTTCGACTGCGGCTGATGGGAACCGATTCCGGTCTCGATTTGTGGAAGCCAGTGATTGATCTGGACGAGTCTCCCGATCCGGATGGCAATCCATTCAGTCTTGAGGTTTATCGAGAAATTATCGGCGACAAGTTCCTCCGTTCCAGCGGACCGCGCAGAGAGAGCCTTGTCGATGAGTTTCTGGCAAATCTAGACCAGCGGGTGTGCAAGGATCACGGCTGCGACTTCGAATATGAATACCCGTACTTCATCAAGAGCGGCGATGGGCTCTATCACCTTGTCTATTCCTGGAACAACACCTTCATCAAACACGTCAGTTTCAATGACGCCTGGCTTGAGGAGCAGCTCTGA
- the nhaB gene encoding sodium/proton antiporter NhaB gives MPPTTTAAFAHNFLGHAPTWYKQVIVAFLLLNPFCLWLLGPQVTGWLLIAEFIFTLAMALKCYPLLPGGLLAVEALLLGMTTPEALYAEVTTNLPVILLLMFMVAGIYFMKNLLLVTFTQILVGVRSKYLLALLFSMTAALLSAFLDALTVTAVIISVAVGFFSVYHKVASGKGYHHGEHNHNSDKEVIELHREDLEGFRAFLRSLLMHAAVGTALGGVCTLVGEPQNLLIAKTAGWDFKDFFTLMAPVSMPVLAAGLLTCVALEKLQWFGYGAKLPKPVRHVLEEFAASEKSRRGPSQRAALIIQAIAALVLVLGLALHIAEVGLIGLLVIILIASFNGVTDEHQIGKAFQEALPFTSLLVVFFAIVAVIHEQHLFSPIITAVLALPIEQQPGMFFLANGVLSMISDNVFVATVYISEIKQALDAGTIDRTHFERLAIAINTGTNLPSVATPNGQAAFLFLLTSAIAPLVRLSYGRMVVMALPYTLVMGGVGLLAVIFLV, from the coding sequence ATGCCCCCAACGACAACCGCTGCCTTTGCGCACAACTTCCTTGGCCATGCGCCAACTTGGTACAAGCAGGTGATTGTCGCCTTCCTGCTGCTCAATCCGTTCTGCTTGTGGCTACTCGGCCCGCAGGTCACCGGCTGGCTGTTGATTGCCGAGTTCATTTTCACCCTGGCCATGGCTCTCAAGTGCTACCCGCTGCTACCTGGCGGGTTGTTGGCAGTGGAGGCCTTGTTGCTTGGAATGACGACTCCTGAAGCGTTGTATGCCGAGGTGACCACCAATCTTCCGGTCATTCTGCTGCTGATGTTCATGGTCGCCGGCATCTACTTCATGAAGAACCTGTTGCTGGTGACCTTCACGCAGATCCTGGTCGGGGTGCGCTCCAAATACTTGCTGGCTCTGCTGTTCAGCATGACTGCGGCACTGCTATCGGCATTTCTCGATGCACTGACGGTCACGGCCGTCATTATCAGCGTGGCGGTGGGGTTCTTTTCCGTCTACCACAAGGTCGCCTCAGGCAAGGGCTACCATCACGGCGAACACAACCATAACTCCGACAAAGAGGTCATCGAGCTGCATCGAGAGGACCTCGAAGGGTTCCGTGCCTTTCTGCGCAGCCTTCTAATGCATGCTGCAGTTGGTACAGCTCTTGGCGGCGTATGCACTCTGGTGGGCGAACCACAGAACCTACTGATCGCGAAGACCGCAGGCTGGGACTTCAAGGATTTCTTCACCCTGATGGCACCAGTGTCCATGCCAGTACTGGCCGCCGGCCTGTTAACTTGTGTTGCCTTGGAAAAACTGCAGTGGTTTGGCTATGGCGCCAAGTTGCCCAAGCCCGTACGCCATGTGTTGGAGGAATTTGCCGCCAGTGAGAAATCCAGGCGCGGCCCCAGCCAGCGAGCCGCGCTGATAATCCAAGCCATCGCCGCACTGGTGCTTGTGCTGGGCCTCGCCCTTCACATTGCCGAGGTAGGCCTGATCGGCCTACTGGTAATCATCCTGATCGCATCGTTCAACGGCGTGACCGACGAACACCAGATCGGCAAGGCCTTTCAGGAGGCCCTGCCATTCACCTCGCTGCTGGTGGTGTTTTTTGCCATCGTCGCAGTGATTCACGAGCAACACTTGTTCAGCCCGATCATCACCGCAGTGCTGGCTCTACCGATTGAACAGCAACCGGGGATGTTCTTCCTCGCCAACGGCGTACTGTCGATGATCAGCGACAACGTGTTCGTTGCAACCGTCTACATCAGCGAAATCAAGCAAGCGCTGGATGCCGGCACCATAGACCGGACGCACTTCGAGCGCTTGGCCATCGCCATCAACACCGGCACCAACCTGCCCAGCGTGGCTACGCCCAATGGCCAGGCTGCCTTCCTCTTCCTGCTAACGTCTGCCATCGCACCGCTGGTGCGTCTGTCCTACGGACGCATGGTGGTAATGGCATTGCCCTATACCTTGGTAATGGGCGGCGTCGGCCTGTTGGCAGTGATTTTTCTCGTTTAA
- a CDS encoding LTA synthase family protein: MGWLHSRRLHYWFGAVTILFLVLAALRGLFFVGFSGFEASALGEVEAVSQTLGIGLRFDLRLAILLMLPVALLAWLPVWNLITSRVLRWLARLYLALALGAVLLVYIIDFGHYAYLGVRINATVLRFLEDAQISTDMVWQTYPVVWISLGWAAATALVWWLLLRLERVTLERPEKPISRLSLTWGSALMVVAVFLGILGRVDNINLENPVPLRWSDAFFSGDNQISALGLNPVIFLYDTLKVPSQPYDREQVAEHYDVVSRYLGVDQPDAQSLNFSREQASQSYAIAGSQPPNVVFVMLESLGTSAVGAYGNPLNPTPNIDRLAKQSWFFENFYVPVTGTAKTVWASISGVPDVSRQETATRNPLITRQHSLINALQGYDKYYMIGGNSGWANMNALIRQSIDDVQLFEERHWTSPMVDVWGISDLDLFKESDRILRQQAEGKPFFAYIQTAGNHRPFTIPKENDGFEVLDLPLETVQNAGSRSLAQYNAVRLLDFNIGRLMEIAQEGGWYDNTIFVMFGDHNTRISQIPHMPPAFEKLGLESNHVPLLIHAPKLLEPRVIEEAVGLVDLLPSVLGMAGMEFRNGAMGRDIQQPAPEGERVVPLVLREGTFPLIGGVTKDFLLQMQHDGSQPTLHDLASLTPLDNVAEQHPEEFRRLAELTRGLHETSRLMLYQNVRKD, from the coding sequence ATGGGTTGGCTTCACTCGCGGCGCCTGCACTACTGGTTTGGCGCGGTAACGATCCTGTTCTTGGTGCTCGCGGCATTGCGGGGACTGTTCTTCGTGGGGTTCTCGGGGTTTGAGGCCAGCGCGCTCGGTGAAGTCGAGGCGGTATCGCAAACCCTGGGGATAGGGCTGCGATTCGACCTTCGCTTGGCCATCTTGCTGATGTTGCCAGTCGCTTTGCTGGCCTGGCTGCCGGTGTGGAATCTCATCACTTCGCGAGTGCTGCGCTGGCTAGCGCGGCTGTATCTGGCGTTGGCGCTCGGCGCGGTGCTGCTGGTTTATATCATCGACTTTGGCCACTACGCCTACCTGGGTGTGCGTATCAATGCCACCGTGCTGCGCTTCCTCGAAGACGCGCAAATCTCCACCGACATGGTCTGGCAAACCTATCCGGTTGTGTGGATCAGCCTTGGCTGGGCTGCCGCAACCGCCCTGGTTTGGTGGCTGCTGCTGCGCCTGGAGCGGGTAACCCTCGAACGTCCGGAAAAGCCGATCAGCCGCCTTTCGCTGACTTGGGGCAGCGCGCTGATGGTTGTGGCGGTCTTTCTCGGCATTCTCGGCCGCGTCGACAACATCAACCTGGAAAACCCGGTGCCGTTGCGCTGGAGTGACGCATTCTTTTCGGGGGACAACCAGATCTCGGCGCTCGGCCTGAACCCGGTGATCTTCCTCTACGACACCCTGAAGGTCCCCAGTCAGCCCTATGATCGGGAGCAGGTTGCTGAGCATTACGATGTTGTCAGTCGCTATCTGGGGGTGGACCAGCCGGATGCGCAGAGCCTGAATTTCAGCCGTGAACAAGCATCGCAATCCTATGCCATTGCCGGTAGTCAGCCGCCTAATGTTGTGTTCGTCATGCTCGAATCCCTCGGTACCAGCGCCGTGGGTGCCTATGGCAATCCACTGAACCCAACCCCAAATATCGACCGACTGGCCAAACAGAGTTGGTTCTTCGAAAACTTCTATGTGCCGGTCACCGGTACCGCAAAAACCGTTTGGGCCAGCATTTCCGGTGTGCCCGACGTTTCACGTCAAGAAACGGCCACACGTAACCCGCTGATCACCCGCCAGCACAGCCTGATCAATGCGCTGCAGGGTTACGACAAGTACTACATGATTGGCGGCAACTCCGGCTGGGCCAATATGAACGCGCTGATTCGTCAAAGCATCGACGATGTCCAACTGTTCGAAGAGCGCCATTGGACTTCGCCCATGGTCGATGTCTGGGGCATTTCGGATCTCGATCTGTTCAAGGAGAGCGATCGAATCCTGCGCCAGCAGGCTGAAGGCAAACCCTTTTTTGCCTATATCCAGACCGCGGGCAATCACCGACCGTTCACCATTCCCAAGGAGAACGATGGCTTCGAGGTGCTCGATCTGCCGCTGGAAACCGTGCAAAACGCTGGCTCGCGTAGCTTGGCCCAGTACAACGCGGTGCGCCTGCTGGACTTCAATATCGGGCGCCTGATGGAGATTGCTCAAGAGGGTGGTTGGTATGACAACACCATCTTCGTCATGTTTGGTGACCACAACACTCGCATCAGCCAGATTCCTCATATGCCGCCTGCATTCGAAAAGCTGGGCCTGGAAAGCAATCACGTCCCGCTGCTGATCCATGCGCCCAAACTGCTGGAGCCGAGAGTTATCGAGGAAGCTGTGGGCTTGGTCGACCTGCTGCCCAGCGTGCTGGGCATGGCCGGCATGGAATTTCGCAACGGTGCGATGGGGCGCGATATCCAGCAGCCAGCTCCGGAGGGGGAGCGCGTGGTTCCGCTGGTGCTGCGAGAAGGCACTTTCCCGTTGATCGGGGGTGTGACCAAAGATTTCCTGCTACAGATGCAACACGACGGCAGCCAGCCAACCTTGCATGATCTGGCCTCGCTGACACCGCTGGATAACGTCGCTGAGCAGCACCCCGAAGAGTTTCGCCGCTTGGCAGAGCTCACCCGGGGGCTGCATGAGACCTCGCGCCTAATGCTCTATCAGAACGTCAGAAAGGACTGA